Proteins from one Lolium rigidum isolate FL_2022 unplaced genomic scaffold, APGP_CSIRO_Lrig_0.1 contig_24242_1, whole genome shotgun sequence genomic window:
- the LOC124680660 gene encoding nucleobase-ascorbate transporter 6-like, translated as MAAPAPKQEELQAHAVKDQLPAVSYCLTSPPPWPEAILLGFQHYLVMLGTTVIIPTALVPQMGGGNEEKARVVQTLLFVAGINTLLQSFLGTRLPAVIGGSYTFVAPTISIVLAARYAGIADPHERFLRTMRGTQGALIVASTLQIIMGFSGLWRIVVRLLSPLSAAPLVALAGFGLYELGFPSVAKCIEIGLPQIILLVALSQYIPNLVPLLGTAFERFAVVMSVAVVWLYAFFLTVGGAYKGAAQKTQFHCRTDRSGLVGGASWISVPYPFQWGAPTFDAGECFAMMAAAFVALVESTGAFIAVSRYASATPCPPSIMSRGIGWQGVGILLGGLFGTASGSSVSVENAGLLGLTRVGSRRVVQISAGFMIFFSILGKFGAVFASIPTPIIAAIYCLLFAYVGMAGIGFLQFCNLNSFRTKFILGFSLFMGISVPQYFNEYTSVAGFGPVHTHARWFNDMINVVFSSKAFVGGAVALLLDSTLHRHDSTARRDRGDHFWDRFRSFKTDPRSEEFYSLPFNLNKFFPSF; from the exons ATGGCCGCGCCGGCGCCGAAGCAGGAGGAGCTGCAGGCGCACGCCGTCAAGGACCAGCTCCCCGCCGTCTCCTACTGCCTCACCAGCCCTCCCCCATGGC CGGAGGCCATCCTGCTGGGCTTCCAGCACTACCTCGTCATGCTCGGCACCACCGTCATCATCCCCACCGCGCTCGTGCCCCAGATGGGCGGCGGCAAC GAGGAGAAGGCGCGGGTGGTGCAGACGCTGCTCTTCGTCGCGGGCATCAACACGCTGCTGCAGAGCTTCCTCGGCACGCGCCTCCCCGCCGTCATCGGCGGCTCATACACCTTCGTCGCCCCCACCATCTCCATCGTCCTCGCCGCGCGCTACGCAGGGATCGCAGACCCGCACGAGAGGTTCCTGCGTACCATGCGGGGCACGCAGGGCGCGCTCATCGTCGCATCCACGCTCCAGATCATCATGGGGTTCAGCGGACTCTGGCGCATCGTCGTCAG GCTGCTGAGCCCACTGTCGGCCGCGCCCCTCGTCGCGCTCGCCGGATTCGGCCTCTACGAGCTTGGATTCCCGAGT GTTGCGAAATGCATCGAGATCGGTCTACCACAGATCATACTGCTGGTGGCTCTTTCCCAG TACATACCCAACCTGGTGCCTTTGCTGGGGACTGCCTTCGAGCGGTTCGCCGTCGTAATGTCCGTCGCTGTCGTGTGGCTTTACGCGTTCTTCCTGACCGTTGGTGGGGCGTACAAGGGTGCTGCTCAAAAAACTCAATTCCACTGCCGCACTGATCGATCTGGACTTGTTGGGGGTGCTTCCTG GATAAGCGTACCGTACCCGTTCCAATGGGGAGCACCAACTTTCGATGCTGGTGAATGCTTTGCCATGATGGCAGCTGCTTTTGTTGCTCTTGTGGAG TCTACCGGTGCTTTCATCGCGGTTTCACGGTACGCCAGTGCAACACCGTGCCCTCCTTCTATTATGAGTCGTGGCATTGGTTGGCAG GGGGTTGGTATTTTACTGGGCGgcttatttggcacagctagtggATCCTCCGTGTCTGT AGAAAATGCTGGGTTGCTAGGTTTGACACGTGTTGGTAGCCGGCGTGTAGTGCAGATTTCTGCTGGGTTTatgatattcttctctattcttg GGAAATTCGGAGCTGTTTTTGCATCAATTCCAACCCCGATAATTGCAGCTATATATTGCCTTCTTTTTGCATATGTTG GTATGGCAGGAATTGGGTTTCTTCAGTTTTGCAATCTGAATAGCTTCCGAACAAAATTCATCCTGGgattctccttgtttatgggaataTCAGTTCCACAGTATTTCAATGAGTACACTTCTGTTGCAGGCTTTGGGCCGGTACACACGCACGCAAGATGG TTCAACGACATGATCAACGTGGTGTTCTCGTCGAAAGCATTTGTCGGAggtgccgttgcacttcttctggACAGCACCTTGCACAGGCACGATAGCACCGCCAGGAGGGACCGGGGTGACCATTTCTGGGACAGGTTCAGGTCTTTCAAGACAGACCCGCGAAGCGAGGAGTTCTACTCCCTGCCGTTTAACCTCAACAAGTTCTTCCCATCCTTCTGA